The Watersipora subatra chromosome 1, tzWatSuba1.1, whole genome shotgun sequence genome has a window encoding:
- the LOC137394847 gene encoding acetylcholinesterase-like encodes MGDEDCLFMDITVPGGVDPTKKKPVMMFIYGGGYLYGSKDIYLGASLAKHGDVIVVTINYRLGALGFLYDGPGTGNFALWDQRAALVWIQNNIQRFGGDPDLVTIFGESAGSGSVSAQLIGQHNDGLFKRGIQESGSLYIDGSWYTSERQWKEVVESIKRKTNCPSSESVYDCLSGLSVKEVYAVLPPNDILNVWHPMPDNDFFSPDAVNEDYTLSRRYFNSTTAKDKPLADTMMTMWTNFAKTGNPNRPVSLPSSVPEWPEFDSVSNQFMELGIKSRVVTTPNKERLELLKSTVLEARKAQVLADKGTDCSDRKQITSPADAVVG; translated from the exons ATGGGTGATGAGGATTGTCTTTTCATGGATATAACAGTCCCCGGCGGTGTTGATCCAACCAAAAAGAAACCAGTTATGATGTTTATTTACGGAGGAGGATATCTATATGGATCCAAAGACATTTACCTTGGTGCCAGTCTGGCCAAACATGGTGATGTCATAGTTGTTACCATAAACTACAGACTCGGCGCTCTTGGTTTCTTATATGATGGACCAG GCACAGGAAACTTTGCATTGTGGGATCAAAGAGCTGCTCTTGTTTGGATCCAAAACAATATTCAAAGATTTGGAGGAGATCCAGATCTTGTTACCATCTTTGGAGAGTCAGCAGGAAGTGGCAGTGTCTCTGCCCAGCTGATAGGGCAGCACAATGATGGTCTCTTCAAGAGAGGCATACAGGAG TCAGGGTCTCTCTATATTGATGGGAGCTGGTACACATCAGAGAGACAGTGGAAGGAAGTGGTTGAGAGTATAAAGAGAAAGACAAACTGCCCTTCTTCAGAGTCAGTTTATGATTGCCTCTCTGGTTTATCAGTTAAGGAGGTCTACGCTGTACTTCCACCTAACGATATACTCAACGTCTGGCATCCCATGCCTGATAATGACTTCTTCTCTCCTGATGCTGTCAATGAAGATTACACTCTATCTCGTCGGTA TTTCAATTCAACGACAGCAAAGGACAAGCCTCTAGCTGACACCATGATGACAATGTGGACCAACTTTGCCAAGACTGG GAACCCCAACAGGCCTGTAAGTCTCCCATCAAGTGTCCCTGAGTGGCCTGAGTTTGACAGCGTGTCTAACCAGTTCATGGAATTAGGCATTAAAAGCAGAGTTGTGACAACTCCTAACAAAGAAAGACTTGAGCTACTGAAAAGTACTGTACTGGAAGCTAGAAAGGCACAGGTGCTTGCAGATAAAG GAACAGACTGCAGTGACAGGAAGCAGATCACTAGTCCTGCTGATGCAGTAGTAGGTTAA